The following coding sequences lie in one Rutidosis leptorrhynchoides isolate AG116_Rl617_1_P2 chromosome 6, CSIRO_AGI_Rlap_v1, whole genome shotgun sequence genomic window:
- the LOC139853040 gene encoding mitochondrial import receptor subunit TOM40-1-like, translated as METVVPPPKSSSPVEKIDYMNLPCPIPYEEIQREGLMALKPQYFEGMRVDFTKGINQKFSLSHSMTMGPTEVPSQSAETIKVPTSNYEFGANFIDPKLMLIGRVLTDGRVHANVRCELSENLSMKANAQLTSEPHMSHGMANFDYKGTDYRAQFQVGNGGLLAANYIQSVTLNLALGGEVFWAGQHRKSGLGYACRYATDKMVATGQVASTGMVALGYVQKVSEKVSLASDFMYNYMSRDVTASFGYDYILRQCRLRGKIDSNGCTSAFLEESLSLGLRFILSAEIDHKKKDYRFGFGLTIGE; from the exons ATGGAGACCGTCGTTCCTCCGCCAAAATCATCATCACCGGTAGAAAAAATCGATTACATGAATCTTCCGTGCCCTATTCCTTATGAAGAAATTCAACGCGAAGGCCTAA tGGCGTTAAAACCTCAATATTTTGAGGGAATGCGTGTTGATTTTACTAAAGGGATCAACCAAAAGTTTTCACTTAGTCACAG TATGACGATGGGACCTACAGAAGTTCCTTCTCAATCAGCTGAAACAATTAAAGTTCCTACTTCAAATTATGAGTTTGGTGCTAATTTTATTGATCCAAAG TTGATGCTTATCGGAAGGGTGTTGACTGATGGCCGGGTTCATGCGAATGTAAGGTGTGAGTTGTCTGAAAATCTTAGTATGAAAGCTAATGCTCAG CTTACAAGTGAGCCACATATGTCCCATGGAATGGCTAACTTTGACTATAAG GGTACTGACTATAGAGCACAGTTTCAAGTAGGGAATGGAGGTTTGCTTGCAGCTAATTATATACAG AGTGTGACACTTAACCTCGCGTTGGGTGGGGAGGTATTCTGGGCTGGTCAGCATCGGAAATCTGGTCTTGGTTATGCTTGCCGATACGCGACAGATAAAATG GTTGCTACCGGACAAGTAGCTAGCACTGGAATGGTGGCTCTCGGTTATGTGCAGAAAGTGTCGGAAAAG GTTTCTTTGGCATCAGATTTCATGTACAATTACATGTCAAGAGATGTCACTGCTAGTTTTggttatgattatattcttcgtcAG TGTCGTCTAAGAGGAAAGATCGATTCAAATGGCTGTACATCTGCTTTTCTTGAAGAAAGTTTAAGCCTGGGTCTGAGGTTTATTCTTTCTGCTGAG ATTGATCATAAGAAGAAAGACTACAGGTTTGGGTTTGGGCTAACGATTGGAGAATAG
- the LOC139855756 gene encoding bifunctional bis(5'-adenosyl)-triphosphatase/adenylylsulfatase FHIT-like, which translates to MDYYTFGPHKIDRRDVFYSTDLLYAFVNLRPVLPAHVLVCPKREVKRFADLTTKETSEMWVTAKRIGNLLETYHKASSLTFTIQDGPQAGQSVAHVHIHIIPGKAGDFEENDEIYDAINESDKELNKRLDLDKVRKDRSSEERIREAEEYRKLIS; encoded by the exons ATGGATTACTATACTTTCGGACCGCATAAAATTGATCGTAGGGATGTGTTCTACTCTACTGATCTTTTATACGCTTTCGTGAATCTACGTCCTGTTCTTCCTG CACATGTACTAGTGTGCCCAAAGCGTGAAGTAAAGCGATTTGCTGACCTCACTACAAAAGAGACTAGCGAGATGTGGGTTACCGCTAAAAGGATTGGTAATCTGCTTGAGACCTACCACAAAGCATCTTCACTCACGTTTACGATCCAA GATGGCCCACAAGCAGGACAGTCAGTGGCACATGTTCACATCCACATTATACCCGGGAAAGCAGGAGACTTTGAGGAGAACGACGAGATCTACGATGCT ATTAATGAGTCAGACAAGGAGTTAAATAAGAGACTAGACTTGGACAAGGTGCGAAAGGATAGAAGCTCAGAAGAGAGGATTCGAGAAGCAGAGGAATACAgaaaacttatctcttag
- the LOC139853786 gene encoding glutathione S-transferase F11-like, with the protein MVVKVYGPIRGACPQRVLACLVEFEVDFELIHVDLESNEHKQPDFLQKQPFGQVPIVEDGDFRLFESRAIIRYYATKYANRNPKIYGTTLEDKALIDQWLEVEAHHFNDMVYTIVLQKLVIPKMGGKTDFALVENCEKKLEQVFEVYEKQLSNNKYLAGDEFTLADLSHLPGIRYLMNEAGLGHMVKNKKKVSLWWNDISNRPAWKKVMLLMG; encoded by the exons ATGGTGGTTAAGGTATATGGTCCAATAAGGGGAGCTTGCCCACAAAGAGTATTGGCTTGCCTGGTGGAGTTTGAGGTTGACTTCGAGCTTATACACGTTGACCTTGAGTCAAACGAGCATAAACAGCCCGATTTTCTACAAAAACAG CCATTTGGACAAGTCCCGATTGTTGAAGATGGTGATTTTCGGCTTTTTG AATCAAGGGCAATCATAAGGTATTACGCAACAAAATACGCAAACAGAAATCCAAAAATCTATGGAACAACTTTGGAAGATAAAGCATTGATTGATCAATGGCTAGAAGTGGAAGCACATCATTTTAATGACATGGTTTACACAATTGTTCTTCAAAAACTGGTGATCCCAAAAATGGGAGGGAAAACTGATTTCGCATTGGTTGAAAATTGTGAAAAAAAGCTAGAACAAGTGTTTGAAGTTTATGAAAAACAACTATCAAACAATAAGTATTTAGCTGGAGATGAATTCACACTTGCTGATTTGAGTCATCTTCCTGGGATTAGGTACTTAATGAATGAAGCTGGACTAGGGCACATGGTTAAAAATAAGAAGAAAGTGAGTTTATGGTGGAATGATATTTCAAATAGGCCTGCTTGGAAGAAAGTTATGCTACTCATGGGCTAA